The proteins below come from a single Dermatophagoides farinae isolate YC_2012a chromosome 7, ASM2471394v1, whole genome shotgun sequence genomic window:
- the LOC124497326 gene encoding uncharacterized protein LOC124497326 — MTLTDHWPHSHRHDDHHHHQIPPALPTMMESLNSVGSSISPGQTSLTSSSSTSIISPMQNAHRRPTPTSTSSSSDHCGTMMMMNNECLNEPKRSYSACALSLTDSDRSYSSTSTSTTDQQFGTGYFERKSYRPFRSNEEYLIAMKEDLAEWLNTLYGLDLTCDNFLQRLETGVILCQHANSVFRKAREWRMLNTNNGTTNNNAVIGGYPSLLSLQSLNSTTTMATTTTTTAAAAIINSDITNNDPHHSPMDRRDLVPIKLNALPGTFQARDNVANFIEWCRRIQIHECLLFETEDLVSRKNEKSFVLCLLEVARYGAKFGVLAPTLVQFEQEIDQEIEKDNQQQQSMGHAQIPYMIQQQPSNYCDDDDDDTPQQQIINNDLESLHEKVVNLLSRCTCPVQFYLEHLSEGKYRIGDTRTLIFVRILRNHVMVRVGGGWDTLEHYLEKHDPCRCRFGHRYTSSARVSSLPYSSSSNLNCSHQTTSNRQSVQQQAITMQVSLDRPDSSIRLHHSSVNSSPISVRRQRQQLSNNIDHHYHSSIGMNGRRSSTSSNESHQTSSSSCSIPDHGSSAMNAQTDGHFAIHDRNNNIKGLAKPTPAVRRQQPQQQPITRSRRPSIDGDKSVTPLSRIPTTTANNNRSKVPVVNGRFTPAHKTKSTSICSLVSGSTSASRIPTPSSSSSLSVDHRKFLTNYSSHNIYLACSGTPTTTSVNGSSRSKCTAQAKIQSRHQQQQQTPTRYGGGHKLNKSTIDLSASRSLNQMHDSSSSHSFGHLTKVPNNHQTPASNRSNQYRRNGSQTMMTGSLPRTRSTATIAATTMTTASNSKKRSTDSMAVTTNHHAQQSATKVNGNVHSSGKKRIQQHGGSVTSLNSAGSTECGTSTTGSSTGSLNEQQSKTQANVVSSSSSSASAQPQRPSTNYIDVTLPSTTTCSSPGSSSLVQVCSWIERNS; from the exons atgacTCTTACCGATCATTGGCCGCATTCACATCGACatgatgaccaccaccaccaccaaataCCGCCAGCACTGCCTACAATGATGGAATCATTGAACAGTGTTGGTTCTAGCATCAGTCCAGGACAAACAAGCCTTACTAgttcatcatccacatcgaTAATATCGCCCATGCAGAATGCTCATCGGCGACCAACTCCcacatcgacatcatcatcctcggATCATTGTggaacgatgatgatgatgaacaacgaATGTTTAAATGAACCAAAACGATCATATTCAGCATGTGCCCTATCATTAACCGATTCGGATCGATCCTATTCCTCcacatcaacatcgacaacgGATCAACAATTTGGAACTGGATATTTTGAGCGAAAATCCTATCGTCCATTTCGTTCGAATGAAGAATATCTGATTGCCATGAAAGAAGATCTGGCCGAATGGCTCAATACATTGTATGGTCTAGATTTGACATGTGACAATTTTCTACAGCGACTCGAAACGGGAGTCATTTTGTGCCA ACATGCTAACTCAGTATTTCGTAAAGCTCGTGAATGGCGTATGTTGAATACTAATAATGGAACCACCAACAATAATGCTGTTATTGGGGGTTATCCTTCACTGCTTTCGttacaatcattgaattcaacgacaacaatggcaacaacaacgacaacaacagcagcagcagcaataatAAATAGTGATATTACGAATAATGATCCTCATCATTCACCAATGGATCGCCGTGATCTAGTGCccatcaaattgaatgcTTTGCCTGGAACATTTCAAGCACGTGATAATGTTgccaattttattgaatggtGTCGCCGTATACAAATACATGAATGTCTTCTTTTTGAAACCGAAGATCTTGTTAGTCgtaagaatgaaaaaagttttgtcCTATGCCTATTGGAAGTGGCACGTTATGGCGCCAAATTCG GTGTACTTGCGCCAACACTCGTCCAATTTGAACAGGAAATTGATCAGGAGATTGAAAaagataatcaacaacagcagagTATGGGCCATGCACAGATACCATACATGATACAACAGCAGCCATCCAattattgtgatgatgatgacgatgatacaCCGCAACAGCagataatcaacaatgatcTCGAATCGTTACATGAAAAG GTTGTCAACCTTTTATCACGTTGTACATGTCCGGTACAATTCTATCTAGAACATTTATCCGAAGGAAAATATCGAATTGGTGATACACGGACATTAATTTTTGTACGG ATTTTACGAAATCACGTTATGGTCCGTGTTGGCGGTGGATG gGATACATTGGAGCATTATCTGGAAAAGCATGACCCATGTCGTTGTCGATTTG GCCATCGTTACACGAGTTCGGCACGagtatcatcattgccatattcatcatcatcgaatctaAATTGCTCTCATCAGACAACGTCCAATCGGCAATCAGTACAACAGCAAGCGATTACGATGCAGGTTTCACTCGATAGGCCTGATTCATCGATTCGGCTGCATCATTCGTCTGTGAATTCATCACCGATTTCCGTGCGTCGTCAGCGACAACAACTATCGAATAACATTGaccatcattaccattcatCAATAGGAATGAATGGCCGTCGATCGTCGACGTCATCGAATGAATcacatcaaacatcatcatcctcatgtTCGATACCGGATCATGGATCATCAGCTATGAATGCACAGACTGATGGACATTTTGCCATTCATGATCGCAATAATAACATCAAAGGTCTGGCCAAACCAACACCTGCTGTACGACGGCAACAACCACAGCAGCAGCCAATAACGAGATCACGTCGTCCATCTATTGATGGCGACAAAAGTGTGACTCCACTATCACGGATACCGACTACTACGGCAAACAACAATAGATCCAAAGTTCCGGTGGTGAATGGACGGTTTACACCGGCgcataaaacaaaatctacCTCCATATGTTCGTTGGTTTCTGGTTCCACAAGTGCTTCTCGTATTCcgacaccatcatcatcatcatcgttgagtGTGGATCATCGAAAGTTTCTCACAAATTATTCCAGTCACAATATCTATCTGGCTTGTTCTGGAACGCCCACCACCACTTCAGTAAACGGATCTTCGAGGTCAAAATGCACAGCACAGGCAAAGATCCAAAGTCGtcatcagcaacagcaacaaacgCCCACACgttatggtggtggtcataaattgaataaatcgaCCATTGATTTATCAGCTAGTCGTTCGTTGAATCAGATGCACGATTCGTCATCATCCCATTCGTTTGGTCATTTGACAAAAGTgccaaataatcatcaaaccCCTGCAAGTAATAGATCGAACCAATATCGTCGTAATGGCTCACAGACAATGATGACTGGAAGTTTGCCACGTACCCGATCAACTGCAACGATTGCAGCAACCACAATGACTACAGCatcgaattcaaaaaaacgTTCGACTGATTCAATGGCTGTAACCACTAATCATCATGCACAACAATCGGCGACAAAAGTGAACGGAAATGTTCATTCGTCGGGTAAAAAACGTATACAGCAACATGGTGGAAGTGTAACTAGTCTAAATTCAGCTGGATCTACCGAATGTGGAACTAGCACTACAGGTTCATCGACTGGATCGTTGAACGAACAGCAATCTAAAACACAGGCAAATGTtgtgtcatcatcgtcatcatcagcatcagcGCAACCACAACGTCCATCGACAAATTATATCGATGTGACTTTACCGTCGACCACAACATGCTCATCACcgggatcatcatcattggtgcAAGTATGTTCATGGATCGAACGTAATTCATAA